In Erythrobacter sp. KY5, the DNA window TTTCGACGCAGCCCTCGACGGCAGCGATGTCGTCATGATGCTGAGGCTTCAGTCGGAGCGCATGGCGGGCCAGTTCATCCCTTCGGCGCGCGAGTATCACCATCTCTACGGCCTCACCCGGGAGCGGCTGAAGCGCGCGGCGCCCGATGCGCTCGTCATGCATCCCGGCCCCATGAACCGGGGTGTCGAGATCGACAGCGACGTTGCCGATATGCTCGACCGCTCGATCATCACCAGCCAGGTGGAGATGGGCGTCGCGATCCGCATGGCATGCCTCGACGTGCTGACCCGAAGCGCGCGCGGTGTGGAGGGCTGGTCATGAAGCAGGCACGGCCCCTTACCATCACAGGCGGCAAGCTCGTCACGCCCGGCGGCGTCGAAGCGGGCGCACTGCGCATGGCCGACGGCCTGATCGAGGCTGTGGGCGCTGACATCAGCGCCCGCGATGGCGACGAAGTGATCGACGCCAAGGGCAAGCTGATTGCGCCCGGCATCGTGGATTTCGGTGTCTTCGCGGTCGACAAGCCTGCCTTCCATTTTGGTGGTATAACGCGCGCGGCGTTGATGCCTGACCAGTCCCCGCCGCTCGATTATCCGAGCCGGGTCAACTACATCGCCAAGAGCGGGAAGCCTGACCTGTGGGTTCATCCGCTTGCCGCCGCGACACGCGGGCTCGAAGGGGCCGAACTCGCCGAGATTGCACTGATGCGCGATGCGGGCGCGCGCGGTGTTGCGACCGGGCGCAAGTGGATCGCCGATAGCGGCGTCATGCTGCGCCTGTGCCAGTACGCCGCGATGCTGGGCCTCGTCGTGGTCGCCCATGCCGAGGATAGCGGGATCGCGGGCGAAGCCGCCGCCACCGCAGGCGAGGTCGCAACGCGGCTTGGTCTCCCAAGCGCGCCTGCCGAGGCCGAGACGCTGGCGCTTGCGCGCGATATTGCGATTGCCGAGATGAGCGGGGCGAGGGTGCATTTCCGGCAGGTGACGACCGCCGCTGGCTTCGACCTCATGCGCGCGGCCAAGGGTCGCGGCTTGGCGGTCACATGCGGTATTACGCCTGCGCATTTCATGCTGTCCGACCTCGCGACAGCCGACTTCCGTACATTCACACGCCTCTCGCCGCCCTTGCGCAGCGAGGCCGACCGGCAGGCTGCGCGCGCGGCGATTGCCGATGGCACGGTGGACGTCATCGCTAGCGGCCACGATCCGCGCGGGCCAGAGGACAAGCGGCTCCCCTTCGCCGATGCGGCGCCCGGCATGGCAGGAGCAGAGACGCTGCTCGCCATGGTGCTGGGGCTGGTTCGCGATGAGGTGATCGACCTGAGCCGCGCCTTCGACCTGCTCGCCGCCAATCCTGCGACCCTGCTTGGCGTACAAGCCGGGGTGCTCGAAGTCGGGCGAGAGGCAGATGTGGCGGTCATCGATCCTGACGCGCCCTGGTTTGTCGACCGAACCAAGATGGAAGCCACCGCGGACAACACACCTTTCGACCGGCAAGGCGCGCAAGGCCGGGTGAGGGCGCTTATCAAGGGCGGTGTCGCGGTTGAGCTTTGAGCGGCGCGTGGACCGCGCAAGTGGGTGTTTGGGAAAAACTGAACTGTAGGTAAAGCTCTGATATAAAGGTGGATTGCTTGTGGGAGGTGTGACTTTCCGATCAGCTTTCTATTCCCGCGATTGGCGCTGCGTTGCCAGCTGTCTTGTACCGATCAGATCTCGAGTAGGAAAACCAGCGATCTTGCTCTGAGATCGCCCATCCGGGCGATCATCCTCGGCGCTGTTCCTCCGCTTCGCTACGGGCACCTGCGGGCGGGCGATCGCCCTTGCGACATCGAAGGTGTCGAACGCACTCGCTGCGCAGATGAAAAAACTCCCGGTGGCTGGGCCACCGGGAGAAGTTTCGCTGAAGCTCTCAATCAAGAGAGGATGCAAGAAATCCCTTAGCGAGCGGCAATCCGCACGCCGCGATCGACCGCACCTGCGGGCGGGTTCGATGCGGCATAGGCAAAGCAGCCGGTGCCGCCTGCCTTGAGCGTCGAACACATCGAGCGGGCACTGCGCGACTCGAAACCGGCGGCGGCAACGCGGAAATAGGTGCGGCCATTGACCAGCGCTTCGGTAATCACGACGTCGCGGCCCTTCAAATCAGGATAGCGACGCTGGAATTCGGCCCACTTGTTCTCGGCCACCTGGCGATTGTCGAACGCGCCAAGCTGGACGAGGTGAGTGGCCGCCGAACCGCTGGCAACTGCCATGCGGCGCTGCTGCGGAGCGGGCGCTGCCTGCGGAGCGCGCTGGGCCGAAGCTCGCGGTGCTGGTGCTGCCGGAACGTTCTGGACGAC includes these proteins:
- a CDS encoding dihydroorotase family protein, with product MKQARPLTITGGKLVTPGGVEAGALRMADGLIEAVGADISARDGDEVIDAKGKLIAPGIVDFGVFAVDKPAFHFGGITRAALMPDQSPPLDYPSRVNYIAKSGKPDLWVHPLAAATRGLEGAELAEIALMRDAGARGVATGRKWIADSGVMLRLCQYAAMLGLVVVAHAEDSGIAGEAAATAGEVATRLGLPSAPAEAETLALARDIAIAEMSGARVHFRQVTTAAGFDLMRAAKGRGLAVTCGITPAHFMLSDLATADFRTFTRLSPPLRSEADRQAARAAIADGTVDVIASGHDPRGPEDKRLPFADAAPGMAGAETLLAMVLGLVRDEVIDLSRAFDLLAANPATLLGVQAGVLEVGREADVAVIDPDAPWFVDRTKMEATADNTPFDRQGAQGRVRALIKGGVAVEL